CGCTTTGTTTGCGTTTTAGCGGTCGCCGCTCCAGGCGAAAAGACTACCCTCCACAGAGGTACATGTGAGGGAACAATAGCAACAAAGCCGAGAGGTAATAATGGATTTGGATATGATCCTATTTTTATCCCACAACAATCCACTAAAACGATGGCAGAGTTACTGCCTCAAGAAAAAAGTGATATCAGCCATCGCGCGAATGCAATTATGCAGTTGGACGAATGGATAAAGACCTTGTAAATCAGGGAGTGAGAGCAAGTGGCAAAACTTTTATTCGTGAGTGATAGTCATGGACTGACTAGCGAATTATCCAACATAAAAAATCAAGTAGATGCTGATCTTCTTGTTCATTGTGGTGATTCAGAATTGGAATTAGATGCAGAGCAGCTCGACGGATTTGTAAAAGTCAGGGGCAATTGCGATTATGACAACCGCTTGCCTGATGAACAGACTGTAGAAATTGATAGTTTGCAGGTTTTGGTAACACATGGACACTTACATCAGGTGAAAAGCGGGCTCACAACATTATCCTACCGTGCTGAGGAACTCGGAGCACAGGTGATAGGATTTGGGCACACACATGTTGCTGGTGCTGAAAAAGTGGGAAATCAATTGTTTATAAATCCGGGAAGCATTCGACTGCCAAGAAGGATCAAGGAAAAGACGTATGCCATAATGGAATGGGATAAGCTTGATGATATATGTGTCTCTTTTTATACATTAGACGGTGACATTGTGGATGAATTGACCTGCCATACTTCACTGTTAGAGGCTTATTAATCAATGATTAATAAGCCTCTAACAGATAATTTTTTTGGATATCTAT
This Virgibacillus phasianinus DNA region includes the following protein-coding sequences:
- a CDS encoding metallophosphoesterase; its protein translation is MAKLLFVSDSHGLTSELSNIKNQVDADLLVHCGDSELELDAEQLDGFVKVRGNCDYDNRLPDEQTVEIDSLQVLVTHGHLHQVKSGLTTLSYRAEELGAQVIGFGHTHVAGAEKVGNQLFINPGSIRLPRRIKEKTYAIMEWDKLDDICVSFYTLDGDIVDELTCHTSLLEAY